The following are encoded together in the Streptomyces sp. NBC_00358 genome:
- a CDS encoding cytochrome P450: MPEPTAAAPAAPAVPKARSCPFLPPDGIDGIRAAAPVTRATFTSGHEAWLVTGYEEVRALLRDPSFSVQVPHALHTRDGVVTQKPGRGSLLWQDEPEHTSDRKLLVREFTVRRMQALRPNIQRIVDEHLDAIEARGGPVDLVKTFADPVPSMVISDLFGVPVERRAEFQDIAEAMMRVDQDAAATEAAGMRLGGLLYQLVQERRADPGDDLISALITTEDPDGVVDDMFLMNAAGTLLIAAHDTTACMIGLGAALFLDRPDQLALLREDPSLVGNAVEELLRYLTIGQFGGERVATRDVDLGGVRIAEGEQVVAHVLAADFDPAFVEEPERFDITRRPAPHLAFGFGAHQCIGQQLARIELQIVFESLFRRFPTLRLAKPVEELRFRSDMVFYGVHELPVTW, translated from the coding sequence ATGCCCGAGCCCACCGCCGCCGCGCCCGCCGCGCCCGCCGTTCCCAAGGCCCGCAGCTGCCCGTTCCTGCCGCCGGACGGCATCGACGGCATCCGGGCGGCCGCCCCGGTGACCCGGGCCACCTTCACCAGCGGCCACGAGGCATGGCTGGTGACCGGTTACGAGGAGGTGCGCGCCCTGCTGCGCGACCCCTCGTTCAGCGTTCAGGTGCCCCACGCACTGCACACCCGGGACGGCGTCGTCACCCAGAAGCCCGGTCGAGGCAGCCTGCTGTGGCAGGACGAACCGGAGCACACCTCGGACCGCAAGCTGCTCGTCAGGGAGTTCACCGTCCGGCGCATGCAGGCGCTCCGGCCGAACATCCAGCGCATCGTCGACGAACACCTCGACGCCATCGAGGCGCGGGGCGGCCCGGTCGACCTGGTGAAGACCTTCGCCGATCCGGTGCCGTCCATGGTGATCTCCGACCTGTTCGGTGTCCCGGTCGAACGCCGGGCGGAGTTCCAGGACATCGCCGAGGCGATGATGCGGGTCGACCAGGACGCCGCCGCCACCGAGGCCGCCGGCATGCGCCTGGGCGGGCTGCTCTACCAGCTCGTCCAGGAGCGCCGGGCCGACCCCGGTGACGACCTGATCTCGGCGCTGATCACCACCGAGGACCCCGACGGCGTCGTCGACGACATGTTCCTCATGAACGCGGCCGGCACCCTGCTGATAGCGGCCCACGACACCACCGCCTGCATGATCGGCCTCGGCGCGGCGCTGTTCCTGGACCGCCCCGACCAACTGGCCCTGCTTCGCGAGGACCCGTCGCTGGTCGGCAACGCGGTCGAGGAACTGCTGCGCTACCTCACCATCGGCCAGTTCGGCGGCGAGCGCGTCGCCACCCGGGACGTGGATCTCGGTGGCGTGCGTATCGCCGAGGGCGAGCAGGTCGTCGCGCACGTCCTCGCCGCCGACTTCGACCCCGCCTTCGTGGAGGAGCCGGAGCGTTTCGACATCACCCGCCGCCCCGCCCCGCATCTGGCCTTCGGCTTCGGCGCACACCAGTGCATCGGCCAGCAACTCGCCCGGATCGAGCTGCAGATCGTCTTCGAGAGCCTGTTCCGCCGTTTCCCGACCCTGCGCCTGGCCAAGCCCGTCGAGGAGCTCCGCTTCCGCAGCGACATGGTCTTCTACGGCGTGCACGAGCTGCCCGTCACCTGGTGA
- the ccrA gene encoding crotonyl-CoA carboxylase/reductase: protein MTKALYEMGETPPLGEVPRQMYASVIRQNRFGEPKQAFRTEVVDTPAVDRGQVLVYVMAAGINYNNVWSALGKPVDVIGMRQRQGRPEDFHIGGSEASGVVWAVGEGVRSVKVGDHVLLTSGQWDEAAADIRMGTDPLVSESIKAWGYETNYGSFAQFCRVDEYQCHPKPARLSWEESAAFLLTGPTAYRQLFGWQGNTVRPGDPVLIWGGAGGLGSMAIQLVRLAGGIPIAVVSSEDRSAYCRRLGAAGTINRRDFDHWGRLPDAGDAEASARFLRGARGVGKEVWAILGERRSPRIVLEHSGQDTLPTSMYLCDNAGMVVICGGTSGYNGDVDLRHLWMRSKRLQGSHYADTRQCREVINLVGAGMLDPCLSVCDGFQDIGRMHQMMHDNVHPSGNMAVLVNAPRRGGTTLELSAA, encoded by the coding sequence ATGACGAAAGCTCTCTACGAGATGGGCGAGACCCCGCCGCTCGGTGAGGTCCCGCGGCAGATGTACGCCTCGGTGATCCGCCAGAACCGCTTCGGAGAGCCGAAGCAGGCGTTCCGCACCGAGGTCGTCGACACCCCGGCGGTGGACCGGGGCCAGGTGCTGGTCTATGTGATGGCCGCCGGCATCAACTACAACAACGTGTGGTCCGCGCTGGGCAAGCCGGTCGACGTCATAGGGATGCGGCAGCGCCAGGGCCGGCCCGAGGACTTCCACATCGGAGGCTCGGAGGCCTCCGGCGTGGTGTGGGCCGTCGGCGAAGGCGTCCGCAGTGTCAAGGTGGGCGACCATGTGCTGCTCACCAGCGGCCAGTGGGACGAGGCCGCCGCGGACATCCGGATGGGCACGGACCCTCTGGTCTCGGAGAGCATCAAGGCCTGGGGGTACGAGACCAACTACGGTTCCTTCGCGCAGTTCTGCCGCGTCGACGAATACCAGTGCCACCCCAAGCCCGCCCGCCTGTCGTGGGAGGAATCGGCGGCCTTCCTGCTCACCGGGCCCACCGCCTACCGGCAGTTGTTCGGCTGGCAGGGCAACACGGTCCGCCCCGGCGATCCCGTCCTGATCTGGGGCGGCGCGGGCGGACTCGGCTCGATGGCCATCCAGCTCGTCAGGCTGGCCGGCGGCATCCCGATCGCCGTGGTCTCCAGCGAGGACCGCTCCGCGTACTGCCGCCGTCTCGGCGCGGCGGGCACCATCAACCGCCGCGACTTCGACCACTGGGGCCGGCTGCCCGACGCCGGGGACGCCGAGGCGTCGGCGCGGTTCCTGCGCGGCGCCCGCGGGGTCGGCAAGGAGGTCTGGGCGATCCTCGGCGAGCGCAGGTCCCCGCGGATCGTGCTGGAGCACAGCGGCCAGGACACCCTGCCGACCTCGATGTACCTGTGCGACAACGCCGGCATGGTGGTGATCTGCGGCGGCACCTCCGGCTACAACGGAGACGTCGACCTGCGCCACCTGTGGATGCGCTCCAAGCGCCTCCAGGGCTCGCACTACGCCGACACACGCCAGTGCCGCGAGGTCATCAACCTCGTCGGCGCCGGCATGCTCGACCCCTGTCTGTCCGTCTGCGACGGCTTCCAGGACATCGGGCGCATGCACCAGATGATGCACGACAACGTGCACCCCTCCGGGAACATGGCCGTCCTCGTGAACGCGCCCCGGCGCGGCGGTACCACGCTCGAACTCTCCGCCGCCTGA